Proteins co-encoded in one Paracrocinitomix mangrovi genomic window:
- a CDS encoding anhydro-N-acetylmuramic acid kinase, translating to MQDSSIAIGLMSGTSLDGLDVCCVEFKKSKQQYEFEILATKTYPYNDVWYKKLKSAFQMSETELTILDQEFGKFSGHSVNDFILENRLSGKVDLIASHGQTIFHEPEKGITTQIGEGQLIADITGLLTINNFRIKDVQLGGQGAPLVPIGDRLLFGEYESCLNLGGIANISFEKNNERIAFDICPANLPLNQLMVEYFNTAYDKDGEMAAQGVIIEDLLNELNDLKFYRKAPPKSLGYEWMNQFFYPILQKYAQSDPKSLLKTVIEHEAYQIAALLNKENISNCLISGGGALNKTLVEAIQLKTTSKIIIAEKEILDFKEALIFAFLGFLNINNQINTLSSVTGAEKDSIGGFRFYPSNKS from the coding sequence ATGCAAGATTCCAGCATTGCAATTGGTTTGATGTCAGGTACTTCTCTGGATGGTCTTGATGTCTGTTGCGTAGAATTTAAAAAATCTAAACAACAATATGAATTTGAAATTCTTGCAACTAAAACCTATCCTTACAATGATGTTTGGTACAAAAAATTGAAGTCGGCTTTTCAGATGAGTGAAACTGAGCTGACAATTCTAGATCAAGAGTTTGGGAAATTTTCAGGGCATTCAGTAAATGATTTTATACTTGAAAATAGATTGTCAGGAAAAGTGGATTTAATTGCTTCACATGGCCAAACAATTTTTCATGAGCCGGAGAAAGGTATCACTACTCAAATTGGAGAGGGGCAGTTAATTGCTGATATAACTGGTCTGCTAACAATAAACAATTTTAGAATTAAAGATGTGCAATTAGGTGGACAAGGAGCTCCGCTTGTTCCAATAGGAGATAGATTGCTTTTTGGGGAATATGAGTCATGTCTCAACCTGGGAGGGATTGCTAATATTTCATTTGAAAAAAATAATGAGAGAATAGCTTTTGACATATGCCCGGCAAATTTGCCACTGAATCAATTGATGGTAGAGTATTTCAATACTGCCTATGATAAAGATGGTGAAATGGCTGCTCAAGGAGTTATTATTGAAGATTTATTGAATGAACTTAATGATTTGAAGTTTTATCGTAAAGCTCCTCCTAAATCACTAGGGTATGAATGGATGAATCAGTTTTTTTATCCCATTCTTCAAAAATATGCGCAAAGTGATCCAAAAAGTTTATTGAAAACAGTCATAGAGCATGAAGCTTATCAGATTGCTGCATTACTCAATAAAGAAAATATATCAAATTGCTTGATTAGTGGAGGTGGAGCGTTAAATAAAACATTGGTTGAGGCTATTCAGTTAAAAACCACTTCAAAAATTATTATTGCTGAAAAGGAAATTTTGGACTTTAAAGAGGCTTTGATTTTTGCCTTTTTAGGTTTTTTAAATATTAATAATCAAATCAATACGCTTAGTTCGGTAACCGGAGCTGAAAAAGATTCAATAGGGGG
- a CDS encoding acyl-CoA dehydrogenase → MDFKFTEEQLAVKDAARDFAQNVLKPGVIERDIHAKFPAEEIKQLGQLGFFGMMVDPKYGGGGMDTVSYVLAMEEISKVDASTSVCMSVNNSLYNWGIERFGTEEQKESYLRPVAEGQAIGAFCLSEPEAGSDATSQRTTAEDKGDYYLLNGTKNWITNGSSASFYLVMCQTDKEKGHRGINCLIVEKGMEGFIVGEKEDKMGIRGSDTHTLIFNDVKVPKKNRIGEEGFGFKFAMQVLGGGRIGIASQALGIASGALELAIQYSKERQTFGKEIHKHQAIAFKLADMATQVEAARLMTLKAAHMKDQGLEFTAQASMAKLFASQIAQSVTTEAVQIHGGYGYVREYHVERLMRDAKITQIYEGTSEIQKIVISREILKD, encoded by the coding sequence ATGGATTTTAAGTTTACTGAAGAACAATTAGCTGTAAAAGACGCCGCAAGAGACTTTGCGCAAAACGTATTAAAACCTGGTGTAATTGAAAGAGATATTCACGCCAAATTTCCGGCTGAAGAAATCAAGCAATTAGGTCAATTAGGTTTTTTCGGAATGATGGTTGATCCTAAATATGGAGGAGGCGGTATGGATACTGTTTCTTACGTTTTAGCTATGGAAGAAATTTCTAAAGTTGATGCCTCTACTTCAGTTTGTATGTCAGTAAACAATTCATTGTACAATTGGGGAATAGAAAGATTTGGAACTGAAGAACAAAAAGAAAGTTACTTAAGACCTGTTGCAGAAGGACAAGCAATTGGAGCTTTTTGTTTATCAGAGCCAGAAGCAGGGTCTGATGCTACTTCGCAAAGAACCACTGCTGAAGATAAAGGAGATTACTATTTATTAAACGGAACGAAAAACTGGATCACTAATGGTAGTTCAGCTTCATTCTATTTAGTAATGTGTCAAACAGATAAAGAAAAAGGTCATAGAGGAATCAACTGTTTGATAGTTGAAAAAGGAATGGAAGGATTCATTGTTGGAGAGAAAGAAGATAAAATGGGTATCAGAGGATCTGACACACATACTTTGATCTTTAATGATGTAAAAGTTCCCAAGAAAAATAGAATTGGAGAAGAAGGTTTCGGATTTAAATTTGCTATGCAAGTTTTAGGAGGAGGAAGAATTGGAATTGCTTCTCAAGCCTTAGGAATAGCATCTGGCGCTTTAGAATTGGCTATTCAATATTCAAAAGAGCGTCAAACTTTCGGAAAAGAAATTCACAAGCATCAAGCTATAGCGTTTAAATTAGCAGACATGGCTACTCAAGTAGAGGCTGCAAGATTAATGACATTGAAGGCTGCTCACATGAAAGATCAAGGTCTTGAGTTTACAGCACAAGCTTCAATGGCAAAATTATTTGCTTCTCAAATTGCTCAATCTGTAACTACTGAAGCCGTTCAAATTCACGGTGGATATGGTTATGTTAGAGAATACCATGTTGAAAGACTAATGAGAGATGCTAAGATTACTCAGATTTACGAGGGTACATCAGAAATCCAGAAGATTGTTATCTCAAGAGAGATTTTAAAAGACTAA
- a CDS encoding T9SS type A sorting domain-containing protein: MRIVVFISFLLLTGISYSQSLKSTFKINQLNGEVHLSLTIHSGNTCNGLTIYRSKDSLNFESIGVIDGYCGSLTESITYNFTDENPIVNQVSYYRFELMGLESSEIKSIKVIDLEGKNFKIWPNPISDTATIYFNNDLQKEIAFNVYDLSGKLVYSLNTSSSEIPIDTSEFVNGTFIFVIRDEDKEVAKGKFIVQK, from the coding sequence ATGCGAATTGTCGTATTCATATCTTTTTTGCTATTGACCGGAATTTCATATTCACAGTCATTAAAATCTACTTTTAAAATCAATCAATTAAATGGTGAAGTTCATTTGAGTTTAACCATACATTCTGGGAATACCTGTAATGGCTTGACTATTTATCGTTCAAAAGACAGTCTGAATTTTGAATCAATTGGTGTTATTGATGGTTATTGTGGAAGTCTTACAGAATCTATCACCTATAACTTTACTGATGAAAACCCAATTGTTAACCAGGTGAGTTATTACAGATTTGAATTGATGGGACTAGAATCTTCAGAAATCAAATCCATCAAGGTAATTGATTTAGAAGGGAAAAACTTTAAGATTTGGCCAAATCCAATTTCTGACACAGCCACAATATACTTTAACAATGATCTCCAAAAAGAAATTGCTTTTAACGTATATGATTTAAGTGGAAAGTTAGTGTACAGTTTAAATACATCCTCAAGTGAAATCCCAATTGATACTTCAGAATTTGTCAATGGAACATTCATTTTCGTAATAAGAGATGAAGACAAGGAAGTGGCAAAAGGAAAATTTATCGTTCAAAAATAA